A genomic window from Triticum urartu cultivar G1812 chromosome 7, Tu2.1, whole genome shotgun sequence includes:
- the LOC125520908 gene encoding 4-hydroxyphenylacetaldehyde oxime monooxygenase-like, whose product MPISQIPWQFLPQVQLPQQWQQLLPQVQLPQQWQQLLLGLGLLLPVLVLVARGRKGLKLPPGPARLPVLGNLHQLGSLPHRSLRELARRHGPVMLLRLGATHMLVVSSASAAREVLKEHDADCCSRPACPGPKRLSYGFKNMAFAPYGEHWREMRKIFIVELLSMRRVKAAWGARQEQVDKLMAALGPDQPVALGEHIFAFTDGIIGTVALGNVYGADMLARKKHFQHVLDEAMDMLATFSAEDFFPNAAGRLVDRLTGLVARRDRLFSDLDDFFETVIEQHLDPARPKPENGGDLVDVLIDLWKQEHRGFTKDHVKAIIMDTFVGGIDTSSVTILWAMSELIRNPRVLKKAQQEIRAAVGESRARVQPDDLPKLNYLKMVLKETLRLYPPATLLLPRETMRHVKIGGYDVPATTRVAVNAWALGRDPASWGEDADEFNPDRFEAGARHGAVDLHGAHFELVPFGAGRRVCPGMAMALMNVEFALGNLLCGFDWALPEGAKAEDLCMEEAGGLTFHRKTPLVLVPTPYVPPSAASLN is encoded by the exons ATGCCCATCTCCCAGATCCCCTGGCAGTTCCTCCCTCAGGTCCAGCTGCCCCAACAATGGCAGCAGCTCCTCCCTCAGGTCCAGCTGCCCCAGCAATGGCAgcagctcctcctcggcctcggCCTCCTGCTGCCTGTCCTGGTTCTGGTCGCGAGGGGCAGGAAAGGGCTCAAGCTGCCGCCGGGACCGGCGCGGCTGCCGGTGCTCGGCAACCTGCACCAGCTGGGCTCGCTCCCGCACCGGAGCCTGCGGGAGCTGGCGCGGCGGCACGGTCCCGTGATGCTGCTGCGCCTGGGCGCCACGCACATGCTGGTCGTGTCGTCGGCGTCGGCGGCGCGTGAGGTGCTCAAGGAGCACGACGCCGACTGCTGCAGCCGCCCGGCGTGCCCCGGCCCTAAGCGCCTGTCGTACGGCTTCAAGAACATGGCCTTCGCCCCCTACGGCGAGCACTGGCGCGAGATGCGCAAGATCTTCATCGTCGAGCTCCTCAGCATGCGCCGCGTCAAGGCCGCCTGGGGCGCGCGCCAGGAGCAGGTGGACAAGCTCATGGCCGCCCTCGGCCCCGACCAGCCGGTGGCGCTCGGCGAGCACATCTTCGCCTTCACCGACGGCATCATCGGCACCGTGGCGCTCGGGAACGTCTACGGCGCCGACATGCTGGCGCGCAAGAAGCACTTCCAGCACGTGCTCGACGAGGCCATGGACATGCTCGCCACCTTCTCCGCCGAGGACTTCTTCCCCAACGCCGCGGGTCGCCTCGTCGACCGCCTCACCGGCCTCGTCGCCCGCCGTGACCGCCTCTTCAGCGACCTCGACGACTTCTTCGAGACGGTCATCGAGCAGCACCTGGACCCCGCGAGGCCCAAGCCGGAGAACGGCGGTGACCTCGTCGACGTCCTCATCGACCTCTGGAAGCAGGAGCACCGTGGCTTCACCAAGGACCACGTCAAGGCCATCATCATG GACACTTTCGTGGGTGGCATCGACACGAGCTCCGTGACGATCCTGTGGGCGATGTCGGAGCTGATCCGGAACCCGCGGGTGCTGAAGAAGGCGCAGCAGGAGATCAGGGCGGCGGTCGGCGAATCGCGCGCCCGGGTGCAGCCGGACGACCTGCCCAAGCTTAACTACCTCAAGATGGTCCTCAAGGAGACCCTCAGGCTCTACCCGCCGGCGACGCTGCTGCTGCCGCGGGAGACGATGCGGCACGTCAAGATCGGCGGTTACGACGTGCCGGCGACGACGAGGGTCGCCGTCAACGCGTGGGCGCTCGGGAGGGACCCGGCGAGCTGGGGCGAGGACGCCGACGAGTTCAACCCGGACAGGTTCGAGGCCGGAGCGAGGCACGGCGCGGTGGACCTCCACGGCGCCCACTTCGAGCTGGTGCCGTTCGGCGCCGGGCGGCGGGTCTGCCCGGGCATGGCAATGGCGCTCATGAACGTGGAGTTCGCGCTGGGCAACCTGCTGTGCGGCTTCGACTGGGCGCTGCCGGAGGGGGCGAAGGCGGAGGACCTGTGCATGGAGGAGGCCGGCGGGCTCACCTTCCACCGCAAGACGCCGCTCGTGCTCGTGCCCACCCCGTACGTGCCGCCGTCCGCCGCTTCCCTTAATTAA
- the LOC125525835 gene encoding uncharacterized protein LOC125525835, with protein sequence MPRFNVYPQASRLSGECSPEVSVVAPSMPVPASIDLNATPVAGGSSSEGARKRTRQMPADVLPAARNLLDGMSAASDKDYMQNLIFEGGAPAAGYDPNETQSQDGRGVFTPSASYDPDHAAFMRDQVGMDLDGFSLDHEFPKDYGQEEEDECHIEGEPLFEDELAN encoded by the coding sequence ATGCCCCGCTTCAACGTCTACCCGCAGGCCTCCCGCCTCTCCGGGGAGTGCTCGCCCGAGGTGAGCGTGGTGGCGCCTTCCATGCCTGTGCCCGCGTCCATCGACCTCAACGCCACACCTGTGGCCGGTGGCTCGTCATCCGAAGGCGCGAGGAAACGCACACGTCAGATGCCAGCCGACGTGCTGCCGGCCGCACGCAACCTCTTGGACGGAATGTCGGCCGCCAGCGACAAGGACTACATGCAGAACCTGATCTTCGAGGGTGGTGCACCGGCCGCTGGCTACGATCCCAACGAGACACAAAGCCAGGACGGCCGAGGGGTGTTCACGCCGTCCGCTAGCTATGATCCTGATCATGCGGCCTTCATGCGCGATCAGGTCGGCATGGACCTGGACGGCTTCTCACTTGACCACGAGTTCCCGAAGGACTATGGGCAAGAGGAGGAGGACGAGTGCCACATCGAAGGGGAGCCTTTGTTCGAGGACGAGCTCGCCAACTAA